Part of the Woronichinia naegeliana WA131 genome, AACCCACATTTCTTTCGTTTTTTGACTTTTTCAGCAAGCCCTAAGTAACGTGTAAAAGTTCAACAGCAATGACACTTAAAAAACCCAAAAGAGTTTTCATTCCATCAGAGGCAAGTCGATAACGCTCACTCTGACAACCAGACTTAAGGACTTTATGAAATTCTTCAACCCGCCATCGGTAGGTGTACCAACGAAGAATAGTGACAGCCATCTCAATAGTCTCAACAACTTCTGTAGTCAGAAGCATCCAAGATAAAGGAGTTTCGCCTTCGGGACAATCGATTTCTGTCGCATAAACAGCATAGACATTCAACGGGTCACGATTATCAAAACGATAGGGAGTTCGTAGATTAACTGAGCAAAATCGGACGGCAAGCTTAACCTTCCGTGCTTTTCTTTTTCCTGTACTCGGAATCTCGATTTCTTGATGAAAACGAATCGGTTCTGATTCCAAATGTTGCCAAAGTCGTTCACTATTTTTGTCTAAACTACGATTATGAGACGCTCTGACCAGCACTCCTGTATGCTTGAGTTGACGCACTGAGTCAAAGACTTCTGAAACATCTCCTTCTCTGTCAAATACATGAATTACCCTCGTTGAACTTTCTACCTGTTTCTCACAGGTGTTTAGAGCCTCTACCCATTTGTAGGATTCTTTTTCCTCAAATGGTCTTTGACGAGCTGCTTTTCTTTGTTCTTTCTGTCTTTCTTTTTTCTGCTTCGCCGTTTCATCTGTTGGGGGCTTTTCTTTTACCTCCCTATTCCACAGTTTTTGCCATAATAAACCTAATACTTGTCCTTTTTCTGGCTCAATTGCTAAAGCACTATGCAGTATTAATCCATTCCCTCCTTTTCCAGTCGGCCCATACCCTTCCCTTTTTTCCTTGATATTGCGATAATCTAAGAAGGTCGTATCTCCGACTGATAGCATTATCTTATATTCTTCTACGGCGGCAGTTGTCATTTCACAGTGCGGCTCTATTATCTTGACAAAGTCTGTTTTCGGATTCCCAAAAATTCATAGGCCCTCTTTAACTCGTTTCCTCCCTTAAACACTTCTGATAAGGCTTTTCCAAACCCCTCACTTAACTTTTTCCCAATCGAGAAGGCACGATTGTTTAGCCTCTCGTCTCCCAATTCACAACTGGCAAAGTTTTTTGTCCACCATTCCAACATTTTTTGACCTGCCCTTTAAGATTTTCTCCATTTTACAGTCTCATACTCCCTTCATCCTTTGTTTTTGAAATTTGAACGATAAGCGGGATGATGGCTTCAGAATATTTTTTTCCTGTCAAGAGAATCATTACTCAAACCCTTGCCAGATAAAGCCTCTAGAAGTTTGCATTGCTGGATTTTGGACTTAACGGGAAAAGTCAGGGCAATAGATGCGTTTGATGGAGTCAAAAGCAAGAGGGCAAAGAATTTTCAAGCCTATTTGACGAAGCATTATCAGCGTATCCCTGATTACCAATACTATCAACAGCTTGGTATTGTGATTGGTTCTGGTGATGTGGAGTCTAAGATTAAACAGGTGGGAGCTAGGGTTAAATTGTCGGGAGCACGTTGGCATCTTCATAATGTTTCTCGTATTCTTCGGCTACGATGTGCTTATCTCAATCCATCCGTGTCAACTTAAAGGAATGGGTTCCCAAATTTGTTGATTGAGAGCGGCCTTTTCTCGATGTCGCTTTCTCTCAGCTTTGACCAAACCAAATAACTTAGCACGTTCAGCCAGATAGGTTACTGTATCAGGCTTTTCTCCTCTAGCAATAGCCTTCGCTACATAGGGCTTGCTGAAAAAAGCTGAGACCTTTACGGAGAAAAATAGTAGGCGAATTAAGAACCGCTAGAATGCACGAAAATAGGGTAGAATGCCTCAAAACCATTGCATTAAGAAGAGAGAAAGCAGATGTACCGAAAGCAACAGTACTCAATTGAAACACCAGAAAACTTGAAAAATCTGTTCGGCGGGCAGTTAGACGAAGAAAATCGTTGGATAGAAATGTCAAAAATGATTCTTTGGGAAGAATATGAGGAAGAATATGCAAAAAACTTCACAGAAAAAAAAGGAGCCCCAGCCAAATCATTTAGAATGGCATTAGGAGCATTAATTATCAAAGAAATTTCAGGAAAAAGTGACAGAGAAACAGTAGAACAAATAAAAGAGAACCCTTATTTACAGTACTTTATAGGAATGGAAAGCTATAGTAGCAAAGAAGCATTTAATGCGTCAATGATGGTTCATTTTCGTAAAAAAATAGGAATGGAATTAATAAATAAAATTAATAAAGAAATAGAAAAAAAAGCGACGGGTGTAGCGTCAGAAAAAAAAGAAAATGAAGGAAAGTTATTGTTAGATGCGACTTGTACACCAGCAGATATAAAATATCCAACGGATATAGGAATATTGAATGATGCCAGAGAAAAAACAGAAAAAATAATAGATAAGCTGTATGAAGAAATAAAAGAGAAAAGGAAAGAAAAGCCGAGGACTTATAGGGAAGTGGCAAGAAAAGAGTACTTAGCCATAGCAAAAAAACGTCGTGTGTCAAAAAAAGAAAGAAGAAAAGGAACAAAAAAACAACTAGGATATATAAAAAGAAACTTGTCTGATATAGAAAAAATGATAGAAGAGGGAGCAAAGTTAGAAAAACTAACGAAAAAAGAGCAAGAAGAGCTTGTAACGATAGGAAAAGTGTATGAGCAACAGTTAGAAATGTATGAAAAAAAGACAAATAAAGTAGAAAACAGAATTGTGAGTGTAAGCCAACCTCACGTGCGTCCAATAGTGCGTGGAAAAGCGGGAAAAGCAGTAGAGTTTGGAGCTAAAATATCGGCAAGTAATGTGAATGGCTTTGTCTTCTTAGACAAATTAAGTTGGGATAATTACAACGAATCGGGAGATTTACAAGCGCGAATAGAAGAATATAAAAGGGAAACAGGATGTTATCCGGAATCGGTTCATGTGGATAAAATCTATCGAACAAAAGCGAATCGAGCTTATTGTAAAGAAAGGGATATAAGAATGAGTGGTCCCCGATTGGGAAGACCGCCGAAAGAGGTGAGCAAAGAAAAAAAGAAAGAGGCACGCTCAGATGAAAGAGTGCGTAATGCCATTGAGGGTAAATTCGGACAGGGAAAGAGGAAATTTAGTCTTGGTCGAGTGATGGCCAAACTACCTGAGACCTCGGAAACGGTAATTGCGATGAACTTTTTGGTAATGAATCTTTCTACTCTACTTCAGAAGACAAAAAGTAAAAAGTTGTAGAGTCGTTTTTCTTGTGAAAAATGGTGTTAATTTTCCTCTCTTTTGTGAGGAGTGATTTGTGTTGACCTTTTTAGACAGAAAGGAACAATAGATTAAACAAAATCTGTATTTTGATTTGTTTCCATAAGGATAAGTTATCTATGCTTTTTCAGTCCATACTTCCCTAACCCACATTTCTTTCGTTTTTTGACTTTTTCAGCAAGCCCCAATTAGGAGATGGCAATGAATCGGACAAAAAGGTGTTTCCCCAGATAATCAAAGACTGTCAAGAAACGTTGAATATGGAAGGTTTATCGGCGATTGATGGAGCTTTTTATACGGCGGAAAATGTGGGCATGGCGAGGTCAATTCAATGGTTAAGTCGTGTCCCTCTGAAAGAAGCCACTGAGACTTTGGCAAATATATCAGAAGACCAATGGCAGCAGGGTGAACAGGACGGTTATCGTTGGCAAGTGAGGGCTTCGGAATATGGGGGTGAACAGCAACGATGGCTTGTGGTCGAAAGTGCTCAACGTCTCCAGTCCGATAATAAAGCTATAAGTCAAAAAATTGAGAAAGCCGATAAAGTTGTCAAAAAAGAATGGCAGAAACTTTGTGGACAGAATTTTGCTTGTGAGGCCGATGCTCTTACTGAGGCTCAACTCTGGCCAAAAACCTTGACTTATCATCAACTCAGTCAAGTTGAGGTTCAGACTATTCCTTACTATGCCAAGGGAGGAAGACCGAAACAAGGGGCTACCCCTCTCGGTTTTCATTACCGCTTAACTGGGCAATTAAGCCTTGATTCCTCTTGCTTGGAAGCCGCATCTAAACGGGCTGGACGTTTTATTTTAGCTACTAATGTTCTTGATTCTCAGGTTTTGAGTCCCGACCAGATGTTGGCTGAATATAAGGCTCAACAAAACACCGAGCGCGGCTTTCGCTTTCTCAAAGACCCTTTCTTTTTTGCCTCTGCTCTTTTTCTCAAGAATCCTCAACGCATTATGGCTTTGATGATGATTATGGTTGTCTCTTTATTGGTTTATACTTTGGCACAACGTCGCTTACGACAGGCTTTGGCTCTTGCCCATCAGACTATTCCTAATCAAAAGGGTAAACCGACCGCCATTCCCACTCTGCTTTGGGTCTTTCAGTCTTTTCTGTTTATCCGTTGGTTAGAGATTGACGGCATTCAAACTATCGTTAATTTGACCTCCAAACACAAACATATTCTTTCCTTTCTTGGCTCTTCATGTCAAAAGTACTACTTTGTCTCTTGACTTACCTGCGGAATGTGGGCTATACGGTCTTAAATCAATTGGTAGGGGAAGTGGCGATTGCTCTAAATCAACCGAAAGAAAAAATCTCAGTAGAGATGGTGTTTCGGAGTCTATACTATGTAGCGAAGGCTATTGCTATACTTCAAACGTTCATAATCTGAGATTTATCAAAGCGTTGAAATCGTAAGGTGAGCAAAGAATCAAGCTCCTCCTTATATTTTACGTTAGCATCTTCAAGACATCCTGAAATTGCTGCAGAAAACTGCGTAAAATCTTCATAATATTTTGCGTATAAACACTTCTTCTTCACAAACTTCCACAGTCTTTCAATTAAATTCAAGTTAGGAGAATAAGGAGGTAAGTACAGTAACTCTATTCCTAATGATTCTGCCAACTCCTGCACAATTCGGCATTTTTGATAACGAGCATTGTCTAATACCAACGTAATCGGTATTAATAGTCCTAATTCTGCTATCTTTTCTAGGAGTTCACAAACCTGAGTTCCCGTAATATAAGAACTGTTCGTTACCATAATTACTTCATGGGTAATTGCATTTAATGCTCCTAACACATTAAAACGTTTTCTCCCTGATGGTGACTTAATAAAAATCCTTTTGAAGCACCATATAAAATTTACAAATGCTCCCATTACAAAATGAGAGGCATCTACAAAGAAAACTGCCCTTTTTCCTGCTTTTGCCTCTTCTAGCCTTGGTTCTAGCTCTTTTTCTCTATAGCTATCCTGAGCTTCTACATCTGCTTTTGATGGAATTGTTCCCACCTTTAGACACCTCATTCCTATTGACTTTAAAAATTTTCTGACTTGCGTTGGACTTCTTTTTATTCCCGTTAATTCTTCTATTCTTTTTACTGCTTCATTTATTCTTGCTGGTGGATTTGACTCAAAATATGCCTCAATTTTCCCTTGATGCTCTGTTAACTCGCTTTTCGGGCGATTAAATTTTATTTCTTTTAGTTTTTCTATCCCGCCCTCTTGATAATCACGGATATAGCTTGTCACCGTATTTACTGAAACTCCTGCGAATTGAGCAATTTTTTGATGAGATAATCCCTGACTTTTTAACCATAAAACTTCCATCTTTAGCTGTACTCTAGGATGCGGGTGATTAAACCGACCGTAAGACAACAGTCTTTTGTCTTCTTCCGTAAATTCTAACTTAATCATTTCTCAGCCTCTTGACTACTTTTTCTATTTTTACTATATTATCTCTTATTTTTAAAATTCGCAACTTGTGACCGTGTTCAGTATAGAGTAGAAAAGCCTGATACAGTAACCTATCTGGCTGAACGTGCTAAGTTATTTGGTTTGGTCAAAGCTGAGAGAAAGCGACATCGAGAAAAGGCCGCTCTCAATCAACAAATTTGGGAACCCATTCCTTTAAGTTGACACGGATGACTACCATCCCATGGCTACCCTAGTGAACGGATCGCTCAACTAGCCCTCCAACATCAAGCCCAAATGATTTTTCCTCAAAGTCCACTCAGTCTGCTTTTGCCTAAATTCCTTGCCGCTAAACTTGCCTCTTCCCCAAGCCCTGATATGCTTACTTTGGCCGCATAGTTATTACCTTATCTGGCATCCATAAACTTCGCACTGTCCAGTTTTATAAACCTCTACTAATAAATTCCATTGATCATCTTCTACTGTGCGATGATAAATCTCCCTCGCTTGAGTAATAGAAAGCTTTGCTGCTTGTTTGGTAATCGGTAGATTTTCAATATGATCAAACGCCGAACGAATCAATAACATCAGATTACGAATATGTCCCCCACTCATTAAACATAGTTTCTCTAAAACTTCCATGCTTTGAAAAACATTAGTTTCTAAAGGTTGGGTTGGTGCATACTTCCGCACACGACGAGCAATCAATTCTTTAAGCTGTTTCATCCCTTCATCACAAATCTTTTGATTATCAGGCATTTCCACCATAATCATCGGCAAAACTAAGGGATCATTATCATAAATATCTCGCAAATCTGAAACACGAGAAGAATAGACCATTGAAATAGGAATGGTATAAATAACGTGACAATCTAATCCCTTTAATTGATTAGCTCGATCAATAAAAATC contains:
- a CDS encoding IS630 family transposase — translated: MIKLEFTEEDKRLLSYGRFNHPHPRVQLKMEVLWLKSQGLSHQKIAQFAGVSVNTVTSYIRDYQEGGIEKLKEIKFNRPKSELTEHQGKIEAYFESNPPARINEAVKRIEELTGIKRSPTQVRKFLKSIGMRCLKVGTIPSKADVEAQDSYREKELEPRLEEAKAGKRAVFFVDASHFVMGAFVNFIWCFKRIFIKSPSGRKRFNVLGALNAITHEVIMVTNSSYITGTQVCELLEKIAELGLLIPITLVLDNARYQKCRIVQELAESLGIELLYLPPYSPNLNLIERLWKFVKKKCLYAKYYEDFTQFSAAISGCLEDANVKYKEELDSLLTLRFQRFDKSQIMNV
- a CDS encoding transposase is translated as MLEWWTKNFASCELGDERLNNRAFSIGKKLSEGFGKALSEVFKGGNELKRAYEFLGIRKQTLSR
- a CDS encoding IS1634 family transposase, translating into MFPQIIKDCQETLNMEGLSAIDGAFYTAENVGMARSIQWLSRVPLKEATETLANISEDQWQQGEQDGYRWQVRASEYGGEQQRWLVVESAQRLQSDNKAISQKIEKADKVVKKEWQKLCGQNFACEADALTEAQLWPKTLTYHQLSQVEVQTIPYYAKGGRPKQGATPLGFHYRLTGQLSLDSSCLEAASKRAGRFILATNVLDSQVLSPDQMLAEYKAQQNTERGFRFLKDPFFFASALFLKNPQRIMALMMIMVVSLLVYTLAQRRLRQALALAHQTIPNQKGKPTAIPTLLWVFQSFLFIRWLEIDGIQTIVNLTSKHKHILSFLGSSCQKYYFVS